A window of Symphalangus syndactylus isolate Jambi chromosome X, NHGRI_mSymSyn1-v2.1_pri, whole genome shotgun sequence genomic DNA:
ATTTAgtggttctttaaaaaattatgttaaaaccCAGAATGCAGAACACTTTAGCAGATAAAAGGCAGGATGGAAGAGATTGGAAATGAGGTATTAATATTTAGTGgttcttaaaaaattatgttaaaaccTGGAATGCAGAACACTTTAGCAGATAAAAGACTCACTGTGCCTTTACCCACCCAGTTGCAGATCCAAGTAGATATTGAAGAGCAGTGGGCAGGGGTGATGAAGTTGGCTGGTCTTTGACCCAAGGGCCCTGTCCGTTTCTACTTAGCTGACTTGGAGCTAGATGAGGTGGAAGACTTCCTTGGAGAGCTGTTGACCAACGAGTTTGATACAGTTGTGGAAGACGGGAGTCTGCCCCAGGTGAGCTTATCATGGGCACAACTGCAGTCTCCCTACCTGTAGTCTTTCTTCTCCCCAGCTGTCTGTTTTGGGCCAAGACTCTTGACTGTGACTCTCTGTTGCCTAGAGGAAAAAGTGTAGCCTTTCCAAAccctgccttcttttctttctatacatCATTCCCATCCAGGCCTGTTCCTCACCCCCATCCCAAGGGCAGGTCAGGCCAGTCCAGGTCCATTTTCACCCCTGCTCTGGTTACCATTGCTCCCCAATAAGATTACCTTCCCTTTTATATCTTACTTCTTTCAAAGCCCAGTTCTAGAGCCTTCCCTGCTAGTTAGGCTCTCTTTTGATGCTTTAGGCCCTCATTTGAGCCCTTCATATGTGGTTGCTTCATTGGTTAATTCCTTGGGGAGGAAAGAGCTCTTTTCTCTTCTGGAAAAATCCAACCTACTCCCCACTGTTGCTTCAAACACGGGCTGTTTGTATAGTAGATTCTCTGGAAAATCCAAACTGGTTGAATATTTTCTTGGTAGGTGAGCCAGCAACTGCAGACCATGTTCCACCACTTCCAGAGGGGTGATGGGGCTGCTCTGAGGGAGATGGCCTCCCGCATCACTCAAAGGAAATGCAAGGTCACAGCCACTGCACTTAAGACAGCTAGAGAGActgatgaggatgaagatgatGTGGACAGTGTGGAAGAGATGGAGGTGAAGTGGGTGCCCCCTGGGTTGGGGGATACAGATGTTTTCAATTTTCTGGGAGAGCAGCTAGATTCACAGGGAAGTGATAAGGGGATAGTGGTGGTTGGTGGTAGTAGTATTATCCAGAGAGGGCAGGGAACTTTCCTAAAGTTACACAGCCAATCCTGGAAAAGCGGGAGCAGAGCCTGGGTCTCCAATGGTCAGTGTATTCAGCCCTTTTTTAAATCTCCCCTCCAGGTCACAGCTACGAATGATGGGGCTGCTACAGATGGGGTCTGCCCCCAGCCTGAACCCTCTGATCCAGACGCTCAGACTATTAAGGAAGAGGATATAGTGGAAGATGGCTGGACCATTGTCCGGAGAAAAAAATGAGTGGGGATGATTGGAAATGGCTTTGGGCCCTTATTTGCTGTTGTGAGAGTTGTCtgtaggggtttttttttttttgaggattgcAGACCTGTGGACTGGTTACCCCATCTCCAccctctcccctcttcctccGTCTGGCTCCCTCCAGGGCAAGGAAAACCTAGGGTCCTTGgtcttgggggtggggggacctTGTCCAGCACATTCCCTTGGGCCTTTAGTTAACATCCGAGTGACGAAGCCGGGTTCCCCGGTATAGTGTCTTTTGGGTGCGGTCATTGTGAGGAAGGGGatgagtga
This region includes:
- the TSR2 gene encoding pre-rRNA-processing protein TSR2 homolog isoform X3; amino-acid sequence: MFHHFQRGDGAALREMASRITQRKCKVTATALKTARETDEDEDDVDSVEEMEVTATNDGAATDGVCPQPEPSDPDAQTIKEEDIVEDGWTIVRRKK
- the TSR2 gene encoding pre-rRNA-processing protein TSR2 homolog isoform X2 is translated as MAGAAEDARALFRAGVCAALEAWPALQIAVENGFGGVHSQEKAKWLGGAVEDYFMRNADLELDEVEDFLGELLTNEFDTVVEDGSLPQQLQTMFHHFQRGDGAALREMASRITQRKCKVTATALKTARETDEDEDDVDSVEEMEVTATNDGAATDGVCPQPEPSDPDAQTIKEEDIVEDGWTIVRRKK
- the TSR2 gene encoding pre-rRNA-processing protein TSR2 homolog isoform X1; this encodes MAGAAEDARALFRAGVCAALEAWPALQIAVENGFGGVHSQEKAKWLGGAVEDYFMRNADLELDEVEDFLGELLTNEFDTVVEDGSLPQVSQQLQTMFHHFQRGDGAALREMASRITQRKCKVTATALKTARETDEDEDDVDSVEEMEVTATNDGAATDGVCPQPEPSDPDAQTIKEEDIVEDGWTIVRRKK